Proteins from a single region of Weeksella virosa DSM 16922:
- a CDS encoding alpha-2-macroglobulin family protein: MRHLILLFALIVSSYTMAQNTLDKIWREIEREFDEGKFKSLEPKINQAIDLARKENNTPFVAKGMFARAKIQIVTQDEMDDVNFVFRDFEKEINHTSGVEKVILTEYLRQLYSIYWVENSWKFRNRTNVQNSPSEDIRFWSQVNFIDKNNELYAQIKAQKNLLQKEKSNNWLSLFAYDSTKEQKQLEASLRLLPTLWDVLANNQLQYLQQNNAALANEFIDEWLASDARLTTEQKMFLEELKINHQEDLLGELNYKEALRKLIVKYPKNWYSYEVMYHLVSKLYNNQISEQEQYNEILGYLKQILSESKDKELQKNAKLFLDVINNPSISLVTDEFITPNQVNPIQIAHRNTSRFYIRIYDYNIGAKDIQSQELRNHLLQDYQEGNSYEKFLSKLKIVDSYEVDLKKFTDNLEHSTLFALKPLPKGRYILVASLEDNFKRNSTNKINILELKVTDYSILYDSDQQVFQVVNRQTGKKQANKPIEIYTIKYVNRQPEMVLDSTVITNNKGFVKKKIKNSFYYRLADENIFYLDYNYGKFSPKRDTTVQKKVELFTDRAIYRPGQTVYFKAIAYTVDKKNKTTAVIPKQKLLIKLLDANQKEIQKVELTSNEFGSVNGTFSLPASVHTGLFTINIENLGSKTISVEEYKRPKFLVQLDDLTQTYQLNSAVKISGKAETFSGGSMNNARVKYRVYRQAIFPYWFYNARRPNYEAEEELIFGQIETNNQGEFVFHFPVTPARERNGKNDVRTYTFRVIVEVTDINGETHSTEKRIMIGDKNLMLQASLDDKVSVKDLEKFVVSSTDLNANKIPTQGVLTITELEAPKRALRKNNFTTNYELYTRAEFEKLFPHDAFANEDKPQNWQTGKQVFSTKFNTQLSDSIQVTNVSNWKEGYYTIRMNVLVNGEQEEFYQMIYLSNPKKKGDVIELFQYMLNQESFQPKDKVVINFATNADYLDLKIRLEVDEEIKDEEILSVTKKGKSYSFPVEASYRDKVFVHYEFVKYNSSQQGTIVINIPSENKNLEINTKTVRDLLSPATKEKWTFTIKGSEKDKILSEFLATMYDASLDQFTKHSLRMLPYNFSSSPKRGFAFNKSFNMSRSGQWTKNDLYPIFVYNYYLYPINTFDFSFRSSIHNRMFASVALEGKTTGLPTVTKNAQMKVTDAADAVQYDQTDNEQLIEQAAEENFQEKGQVIATRSNLQETAFFYPTLKTDEEGNIQFEFTVPESLTKWKMMGLAHTKDMKIGYYEKEIVTQKELMVVPNMPRFLRAGDNMKISTKIMNLSDKNLVGKAKLILQDAFTQQPLDVVFENTQSTKDFLANKGQSTEVNWEINIPEHVQLVTYKVTAEANGFTDGEESTLPIVTNRMLVTETLPLYVRENQIKSFEFKNLLHQHSTTLDNYQLTLEWTNNPIWYAIFSLPYLKENPNESSEQTFSSLYANLLSEKLLTSNPKIKAVFDDWNKKGQLKSKLALNQELKSIILEETPWVQNSMSEEEQMKRIAVLFDLNTMQQQIKTSFEKLMQKQKASGGFSWYDGGLESEFFTTYILSGFGSMKKMGVDLAKFNLSVEKNISEMIKFIDHQQLNYFNALKAKKLHIPDWNNGVHYLYARSFFLDNYPFPKELDELKANYINNLKNNSHQLSLQAQAMAALVLERIGEKDQAKRILDYLKETSVNSDEMGMYWKKNVSGWAWHATPVETQATLIEAFSEINQDEESVEKMKVWLLKNRQTNQWNSTKATTKAVYALLGTGKSWLDAENNTRISIGNKPVDFSTSSTQSGTGMVKKVWTNKEILPEMGNVEIEKKSPGVAWGALYWQYFEDLDKIQTAETGIAFQKDLYRKENTTNGPMLMNITEHTPIKIGDVVVVRLRISIDRPMQFVHIKDMRAAGFEPVNSLSGYRYNGEFGYYQSTRDLATNFYADYMPRGTYVFEYELIANNEGDFSNGITTMQNMYAPELSAHSKGIRVQIKQ, from the coding sequence ATGAGACATTTAATCCTATTATTTGCATTAATAGTAAGCTCATATACCATGGCACAAAACACATTAGACAAAATTTGGAGAGAAATAGAGCGAGAGTTTGATGAAGGGAAATTCAAGTCTTTGGAACCAAAAATTAATCAAGCTATCGATTTGGCTAGAAAAGAAAATAATACTCCTTTTGTCGCCAAAGGTATGTTTGCAAGGGCTAAAATCCAGATTGTGACCCAAGATGAAATGGATGATGTGAATTTTGTTTTTCGAGATTTCGAAAAAGAAATTAATCATACAAGTGGAGTAGAAAAAGTTATTTTAACAGAATATTTACGCCAATTGTACTCTATCTATTGGGTAGAAAATTCTTGGAAATTCAGAAATAGAACCAACGTACAAAATTCACCTTCTGAAGATATTCGTTTTTGGAGCCAAGTGAATTTTATCGATAAAAATAATGAGTTGTATGCTCAAATTAAAGCACAGAAAAATCTTTTGCAAAAAGAAAAAAGCAATAATTGGCTTTCACTTTTTGCGTATGATTCTACGAAAGAACAAAAACAACTAGAAGCTAGTTTACGCTTATTACCAACACTTTGGGATGTTTTGGCCAATAATCAATTGCAATATTTACAACAAAATAATGCAGCTTTGGCAAACGAGTTTATAGATGAGTGGTTGGCTTCCGATGCTCGATTAACAACAGAACAAAAAATGTTTCTGGAAGAATTGAAAATTAATCATCAAGAGGATTTATTGGGAGAATTAAACTATAAAGAAGCCTTACGAAAACTGATTGTAAAGTATCCGAAAAATTGGTACTCGTATGAAGTTATGTATCACTTGGTTTCTAAACTCTACAATAATCAGATTTCGGAGCAAGAACAATACAATGAGATTTTAGGCTATCTCAAGCAAATCCTGTCAGAATCAAAAGATAAAGAGTTACAAAAAAATGCAAAATTATTTCTAGACGTCATCAATAATCCATCTATTTCTTTGGTTACGGATGAGTTTATTACTCCCAATCAGGTGAATCCTATCCAAATTGCTCATAGAAATACTTCGAGATTTTATATAAGAATCTACGATTATAATATTGGTGCAAAAGATATCCAGTCGCAAGAATTACGGAATCATTTATTGCAAGATTATCAAGAAGGTAATAGTTATGAAAAATTTCTTTCGAAACTAAAAATAGTAGATTCTTATGAGGTTGATTTAAAGAAATTTACAGATAATTTAGAGCATTCTACTTTGTTTGCGCTGAAGCCTTTACCAAAAGGAAGATATATTCTAGTGGCGAGTTTAGAAGATAATTTTAAAAGAAATTCTACCAATAAAATTAATATTTTAGAGCTGAAAGTTACAGATTATTCGATATTGTACGATTCTGATCAACAAGTTTTTCAGGTTGTTAACCGACAAACGGGTAAAAAACAAGCCAACAAGCCGATCGAAATCTATACAATAAAATATGTCAATCGACAACCCGAAATGGTATTAGACTCGACGGTAATTACCAACAATAAAGGATTCGTTAAGAAAAAAATAAAGAACTCATTTTATTATCGTTTAGCCGATGAAAATATTTTCTATTTGGATTATAACTACGGCAAATTTTCACCTAAAAGAGACACGACAGTACAAAAAAAAGTAGAATTGTTCACTGATCGTGCAATTTATCGACCTGGCCAAACGGTATATTTTAAGGCAATTGCTTATACAGTGGATAAAAAAAATAAAACAACTGCAGTAATACCAAAACAAAAGTTATTGATAAAATTGCTGGATGCTAACCAAAAAGAAATTCAGAAAGTAGAACTTACTTCTAATGAGTTTGGATCGGTAAACGGTACATTTTCTCTTCCGGCTTCTGTGCACACAGGTTTATTTACCATTAATATAGAAAATTTAGGTTCTAAGACAATTTCTGTAGAAGAATACAAACGGCCAAAATTTTTGGTACAATTGGATGATTTGACGCAAACGTATCAGCTAAACTCAGCCGTGAAAATCTCTGGTAAAGCCGAAACTTTTTCTGGAGGAAGCATGAATAATGCTAGAGTGAAATACAGAGTTTACCGCCAGGCAATATTCCCCTATTGGTTTTATAACGCTCGTCGACCGAACTATGAGGCAGAGGAAGAATTGATTTTCGGGCAAATAGAAACAAACAATCAAGGAGAATTTGTTTTTCATTTTCCGGTAACTCCGGCAAGAGAGCGAAACGGGAAAAACGATGTTAGGACCTATACCTTTCGGGTAATTGTAGAGGTTACAGACATCAATGGTGAAACTCACTCTACCGAAAAAAGGATTATGATAGGAGATAAAAATCTAATGCTTCAAGCGAGTTTAGACGACAAAGTTTCGGTGAAGGATTTAGAGAAATTCGTGGTAAGCTCAACCGACCTTAATGCTAATAAAATCCCTACCCAAGGTGTTTTGACAATTACAGAATTAGAAGCACCGAAAAGAGCATTGAGAAAAAATAATTTCACAACGAATTACGAGTTATATACCCGTGCCGAGTTCGAGAAACTTTTCCCACACGATGCATTTGCCAATGAAGACAAGCCACAAAATTGGCAAACTGGGAAACAAGTTTTCTCAACTAAATTCAACACTCAACTTTCAGATTCAATCCAAGTTACAAATGTCTCGAACTGGAAAGAGGGTTATTATACAATTCGGATGAATGTTTTGGTCAATGGTGAGCAAGAAGAGTTTTATCAGATGATTTATTTATCCAACCCGAAAAAGAAAGGTGATGTGATAGAATTATTTCAATACATGTTGAACCAAGAAAGCTTCCAACCGAAGGATAAAGTAGTCATTAATTTCGCAACAAATGCCGATTATCTTGATCTGAAAATTCGATTAGAAGTAGACGAAGAAATCAAAGATGAAGAGATCTTATCCGTAACCAAAAAAGGAAAATCGTATTCGTTTCCTGTAGAAGCAAGTTACAGAGATAAGGTGTTTGTGCATTACGAATTTGTGAAGTATAACTCGTCACAGCAAGGTACAATTGTGATCAATATACCCTCTGAAAATAAAAATCTAGAAATCAACACCAAAACTGTACGTGATTTATTATCGCCTGCAACCAAAGAAAAATGGACCTTTACCATAAAAGGAAGTGAAAAAGACAAAATTTTGTCAGAATTTCTTGCCACAATGTACGATGCTTCATTAGATCAATTTACAAAACATTCGTTGAGAATGCTTCCATACAACTTCAGCTCGTCGCCAAAAAGAGGTTTTGCTTTCAATAAAAGTTTTAATATGTCTAGATCTGGACAATGGACCAAGAATGATTTGTATCCAATCTTCGTATATAATTATTATCTATACCCAATCAATACATTTGATTTTAGTTTTAGGTCTTCTATACATAATAGAATGTTTGCATCCGTTGCACTAGAAGGGAAAACAACAGGCTTACCAACGGTCACAAAAAATGCACAAATGAAAGTAACTGACGCTGCAGATGCTGTACAATATGATCAAACCGATAACGAACAACTAATTGAGCAAGCAGCAGAAGAAAACTTTCAAGAGAAAGGTCAGGTGATTGCTACTCGTAGTAATCTGCAGGAAACAGCATTTTTCTATCCTACGTTAAAAACGGATGAAGAAGGTAATATACAGTTCGAGTTTACCGTGCCAGAAAGTTTAACGAAATGGAAGATGATGGGGCTTGCACACACAAAAGACATGAAGATAGGATATTACGAAAAAGAAATTGTAACCCAAAAAGAATTGATGGTAGTGCCGAATATGCCACGATTTTTGCGAGCAGGAGACAATATGAAAATCTCGACTAAAATCATGAATCTTTCGGATAAAAATCTTGTAGGAAAAGCTAAATTGATATTACAAGATGCTTTTACCCAACAACCACTGGATGTGGTTTTTGAGAATACCCAAAGTACGAAAGACTTTTTGGCCAATAAAGGACAATCGACAGAAGTAAACTGGGAAATTAACATCCCAGAACATGTACAGCTTGTGACTTATAAAGTAACAGCAGAAGCAAACGGTTTCACAGATGGAGAAGAATCTACATTGCCAATTGTCACAAATCGTATGTTGGTTACCGAAACTCTCCCTTTGTATGTGAGAGAAAATCAGATAAAAAGTTTCGAGTTCAAAAATCTACTCCATCAGCACTCAACAACACTCGACAACTATCAATTAACGTTAGAGTGGACGAATAATCCGATTTGGTATGCGATATTTTCGTTGCCTTATCTCAAAGAAAACCCAAACGAATCCTCAGAGCAAACCTTTAGTTCTTTATACGCCAATTTACTTTCAGAAAAACTTCTAACATCTAATCCGAAAATAAAAGCAGTTTTTGATGATTGGAATAAAAAAGGACAATTAAAATCCAAACTAGCACTCAACCAAGAACTAAAATCTATCATACTCGAAGAAACACCTTGGGTACAAAACTCTATGAGCGAAGAAGAGCAAATGAAGCGTATTGCCGTTTTGTTTGACCTGAATACGATGCAACAACAAATTAAAACTAGTTTCGAGAAGTTGATGCAAAAACAAAAAGCTTCGGGTGGTTTTTCTTGGTATGATGGCGGATTAGAAAGCGAGTTTTTTACTACTTATATTTTGAGTGGATTTGGAAGCATGAAGAAAATGGGAGTAGATTTAGCTAAATTTAATCTTTCGGTAGAAAAAAACATATCAGAAATGATTAAATTCATAGATCATCAACAACTTAATTATTTCAACGCGCTAAAAGCTAAAAAACTACATATCCCAGATTGGAACAATGGAGTCCATTATCTCTATGCAAGAAGTTTCTTTCTAGATAACTATCCTTTTCCTAAAGAATTAGACGAACTGAAAGCAAATTATATAAATAATCTAAAGAACAATTCGCATCAATTGTCCCTTCAGGCACAAGCTATGGCTGCCTTAGTCCTAGAAAGAATAGGAGAGAAAGACCAAGCCAAACGCATCCTAGACTACCTAAAAGAAACTAGCGTAAACAGTGATGAAATGGGTATGTATTGGAAGAAAAATGTGTCAGGTTGGGCTTGGCATGCGACACCAGTAGAAACGCAAGCGACATTAATAGAAGCTTTCTCAGAAATTAACCAAGACGAAGAGTCGGTAGAAAAAATGAAAGTTTGGTTATTGAAGAATAGACAAACCAATCAGTGGAATTCTACCAAAGCAACTACCAAAGCAGTCTATGCACTATTAGGTACAGGTAAATCTTGGCTAGATGCAGAGAATAATACTCGAATTTCTATAGGAAACAAACCAGTTGACTTTTCAACTTCTAGCACACAAAGTGGAACCGGAATGGTGAAAAAAGTTTGGACAAATAAAGAAATTCTTCCAGAAATGGGAAATGTCGAAATCGAGAAAAAATCACCAGGTGTTGCTTGGGGAGCTTTGTATTGGCAATATTTCGAAGATTTGGATAAAATACAAACAGCCGAAACCGGAATTGCTTTTCAGAAAGATTTGTATAGAAAAGAAAATACAACTAATGGTCCAATGCTGATGAATATCACCGAGCATACTCCTATCAAAATAGGAGATGTTGTAGTTGTACGGTTACGAATTTCTATCGATCGTCCGATGCAGTTTGTCCATATAAAAGATATGCGAGCAGCTGGTTTCGAGCCTGTAAATTCACTTTCGGGTTACCGTTATAATGGTGAATTTGGCTATTATCAGAGTACGAGAGACTTGGCCACTAATTTTTATGCTGATTATATGCCGCGTGGGACTTACGTATTCGAATACGAATTGATTGCCAATAACGAAGGTGATTTCTCGAACGGAATTACCACAATGCAAAACATGTATGCTCCGGAGCTAAGTGCACATAGCAAAGGGATTAGAGTGCAAATCAAACAATAA
- a CDS encoding outer membrane beta-barrel protein, whose product MKKIILTFSLLSASIFAFGQDISTPSTSAEVGSSPIKQGNWLVGGSIGSLGYSFEGENFNINLNPQAGYFISDGIAVGLTTSFGLQTVKDDKNIWNYRLMPFARYYFPEGASSTGRFFGQLEAGITGADRGGTNHGSKKDTSFGFGVNGGYAHFLSRNVALEGTVGYNYSKSDASNAKAQNGLGVALGFQIYLGK is encoded by the coding sequence ATGAAAAAAATAATTTTAACATTCAGTTTACTATCTGCTTCAATTTTTGCATTTGGGCAAGACATCTCTACCCCTTCTACATCTGCTGAAGTAGGTTCTTCTCCGATAAAACAAGGAAATTGGCTAGTAGGAGGTTCTATTGGATCGTTGGGATATTCATTCGAGGGTGAAAATTTCAATATTAACCTAAATCCACAAGCAGGTTATTTTATTTCGGATGGTATAGCTGTTGGTTTGACAACAAGTTTCGGACTTCAAACCGTGAAAGATGATAAAAATATCTGGAACTATCGATTAATGCCATTTGCTCGTTACTATTTCCCAGAGGGAGCAAGCTCTACAGGAAGGTTCTTTGGTCAACTCGAAGCTGGTATTACTGGAGCAGACAGAGGTGGAACTAATCATGGATCTAAAAAAGACACCTCATTTGGTTTTGGTGTAAACGGGGGTTATGCACATTTTCTTTCTCGTAACGTAGCATTGGAAGGAACAGTTGGATACAACTACTCAAAGTCTGATGCATCGAACGCAAAAGCTCAAAATGGATTGGGTGTTGCACTAGGTTTCCAGATTTATTTAGGAAAATAA
- the purB gene encoding adenylosuccinate lyase — protein sequence MNKYQNPLESRYASDEMLYNFSPDKKFTTWRKLWIALAEIEKELGLDISQEQIDELKANETNIDYEVAAAYEKKFRHDVMAHVHAYGDVAPIAKGIIHLGATSAFVGDNTDLIQIRDGFELVKKQLVNVINGLAKFADTYKNLPTLGFTHYQPAQLTTVGKRATLWLQSVLLDMEELEFRIETLRFRGVKGTTGTAASFKELFNGDYEKIKILDKKLSERFGFKNVFAVSGQTYDRKVDAYALEVLANIAQSAHKFTNDLRLLQNLKEIEEPFEKNQIGSSAMAYKRNPMRSERIASLAKYVISLASSPQMVAATQWFERTLDDSANKRLSIPQAFLAIDSILLIWNNILEGLVVYPKSIERRIQEELPFMATEYIIMEGVKQGGDRQELHEIIRTHSMEAAKQVKMEGKSNDLIERLLKDENMKMDEQKIKEIMDPMNFIGFAPEQTEDFLKIEVQPILDKYKDLLGNLNTDLKV from the coding sequence ATGAACAAATATCAAAACCCATTAGAGAGCCGTTATGCAAGCGATGAAATGTTGTATAACTTCTCACCCGATAAAAAATTTACCACTTGGCGAAAACTTTGGATCGCTTTGGCCGAAATAGAAAAAGAGTTAGGTTTGGATATTTCACAAGAGCAAATAGACGAGTTAAAAGCCAATGAAACCAATATCGATTACGAAGTTGCCGCTGCTTATGAAAAAAAATTCCGTCATGATGTAATGGCCCACGTACATGCATACGGTGATGTAGCGCCGATAGCAAAAGGAATCATTCACCTTGGGGCAACTTCTGCTTTTGTAGGAGACAACACCGACTTGATTCAGATTCGAGATGGTTTCGAGCTGGTAAAAAAACAGCTCGTGAACGTAATAAATGGATTAGCTAAATTTGCCGATACCTATAAAAATTTACCAACTTTAGGATTCACTCATTACCAACCCGCTCAATTAACCACGGTAGGTAAACGTGCTACGCTTTGGTTACAATCGGTTTTGCTCGATATGGAAGAGTTAGAATTCAGAATCGAAACGTTACGTTTTCGAGGTGTGAAGGGAACCACTGGGACGGCTGCATCTTTCAAAGAGTTATTCAATGGTGATTATGAAAAAATAAAAATCTTAGACAAAAAACTTTCTGAACGTTTCGGCTTCAAAAATGTATTTGCTGTGTCTGGACAAACTTACGATCGAAAAGTAGATGCGTACGCATTAGAAGTTCTAGCAAATATTGCTCAATCTGCTCATAAATTCACCAATGATTTGCGTTTGTTGCAAAACTTAAAAGAAATAGAAGAACCGTTCGAAAAGAACCAAATAGGCTCTTCGGCAATGGCCTACAAAAGAAATCCGATGCGTTCTGAACGTATAGCTTCTTTGGCCAAATATGTGATTTCTTTGGCTTCTTCTCCGCAGATGGTGGCTGCTACACAATGGTTCGAGCGAACATTAGACGATTCTGCAAACAAACGTTTATCGATCCCACAAGCTTTCTTGGCTATAGATTCTATTCTTTTGATTTGGAACAATATTTTAGAAGGGTTGGTGGTATATCCGAAAAGTATCGAACGCAGAATCCAAGAAGAATTACCCTTCATGGCGACCGAATATATTATTATGGAGGGTGTGAAACAAGGAGGCGACCGCCAAGAGCTGCATGAAATTATCCGTACACACTCGATGGAAGCTGCTAAACAAGTAAAAATGGAAGGAAAATCGAATGATTTGATTGAGCGTTTATTGAAAGATGAAAACATGAAAATGGACGAACAAAAAATCAAAGAAATTATGGATCCAATGAATTTCATTGGTTTTGCACCAGAACAAACCGAAGATTTCTTGAAAATCGAAGTTCAACCGATTCTTGATAAATACAAGGATCTTTTAGGAAACCTCAATACAGACCTAAAAGTTTAA
- a CDS encoding NADPH-dependent FMN reductase — MKVLLFNGALDRRENSVSERICKYFQTQLTQKNIEATIFNIAESNIPILDFSIKETPREVLEMNKIFVETDLQIWFTPLYHGSLTGAMKNAIDWLEISAKLPRPYLTGKRIGLVSWADGMQAMQGINAMESIVKALRAWPLPYSVPVQRPDLFTENQEINAKYETRFKLLIDVLLEGPNQIG, encoded by the coding sequence ATGAAAGTTCTACTATTTAATGGAGCTCTCGATAGAAGAGAAAATTCAGTTTCAGAAAGAATTTGTAAATATTTTCAGACTCAACTTACCCAAAAAAATATAGAAGCGACAATCTTCAATATTGCCGAATCTAATATCCCTATCCTCGATTTTTCGATAAAAGAAACACCAAGAGAAGTTTTGGAGATGAATAAAATTTTTGTGGAAACAGATTTACAAATTTGGTTTACACCGCTCTATCACGGAAGTCTAACAGGTGCTATGAAAAATGCTATCGATTGGTTGGAAATTAGTGCTAAATTGCCAAGACCTTATCTTACTGGTAAACGAATTGGGCTTGTAAGTTGGGCAGATGGGATGCAAGCAATGCAAGGCATTAATGCGATGGAATCTATTGTAAAAGCACTTAGAGCCTGGCCTTTGCCTTATAGTGTTCCGGTACAAAGACCAGATTTATTTACAGAAAATCAAGAGATTAATGCAAAATACGAGACACGCTTCAAATTATTAATCGATGTGCTTTTAGAAGGACCTAATCAAATAGGATAG
- a CDS encoding fructosamine kinase family protein — protein sequence MNEVLKKVALSKLKFDEATPIKGGDINDAFRLECDGKPFFLKLNVADSLPELFRKEADNLNFLSHIDQLILPNVIDYGVSQDNFQFLILEWLEKKTPTEKSWIHLANNMAKLHRTHQENFGWTEDTYCAIVLQPNISSTQWEEFFSENRILPMAKLLRDKNLIGRRESQQLDKYCKQINSFFPIEQPSLLHGDFWSGNILPIDYDQIALIDPSSYFGHREIDMAMSKLFGGFDQQFYHSYQEIYPLEETWQERLPYTQLYPLMLHALLFEGYYLDEVQSILKKL from the coding sequence ATGAATGAAGTTTTAAAAAAAGTTGCTTTATCGAAATTAAAATTCGACGAAGCTACACCTATAAAGGGAGGAGATATCAACGATGCATTCCGCTTAGAATGCGACGGGAAACCTTTTTTCCTAAAATTAAACGTTGCCGATAGTCTTCCAGAACTATTTCGCAAAGAAGCCGACAACCTAAACTTCCTCTCACATATCGACCAACTTATTCTTCCCAATGTCATAGATTATGGAGTTTCACAAGACAATTTTCAGTTTCTAATTCTAGAATGGCTCGAGAAAAAAACTCCTACCGAAAAATCGTGGATTCATTTAGCCAATAACATGGCAAAGCTTCATCGCACTCACCAAGAAAATTTTGGATGGACAGAAGACACGTATTGCGCAATTGTGCTTCAACCCAATATTTCATCTACCCAATGGGAAGAATTTTTTAGTGAAAATAGAATTCTTCCAATGGCAAAACTGTTACGCGACAAAAACCTTATCGGAAGACGAGAAAGCCAACAACTTGATAAATATTGCAAGCAAATCAATTCTTTTTTTCCGATCGAGCAACCTTCTCTTTTGCATGGTGATTTTTGGTCGGGCAATATCCTACCAATCGACTATGACCAAATCGCGTTGATTGATCCTTCTTCATACTTTGGACATCGAGAAATAGATATGGCGATGAGTAAACTTTTTGGTGGATTCGATCAGCAATTCTACCACAGCTATCAAGAGATTTATCCGCTAGAAGAAACTTGGCAAGAACGCTTACCCTACACCCAACTCTATCCGCTTATGTTGCACGCGTTGCTATTCGAAGGATATTATTTGGATGAAGTGCAATCAATCTTGAAAAAACTTTAA